Proteins encoded together in one Tripterygium wilfordii isolate XIE 37 chromosome 14, ASM1340144v1, whole genome shotgun sequence window:
- the LOC120014192 gene encoding agamous-like MADS-box protein AGL62 — translation MVGERRRGRGKIELKKIENEEDLFSTFSKRKGSIYKKASELVTLCGAQVGFVIYSPAGTPFSFGHPSFKTIANEFLGRDPPENDQPNPLLEENRLARIQELTQKMDNLMTRLDQAKKREKELLNLSKNTKKKGKSIINLDVDKIDSLEELKQTVASLEELYPKLCAQFQEPSTSTRDDTPAEVTNPPPADAAATATPHINPNAAVPPGLIN, via the coding sequence ATGGTGGGGGAGCGAAGGAGAGGTCGTGGAAAGATCGAGCTGAAGAAGATAGAGAATGAGGAGGATCTTTTTAGTACATTCTCAAAACGAAAAGGAAGCATATACAAAAAGGCTAGTGAGCTAGTAACGTTGTGTGGTGCCCAAGTTGGCTTTGTGATTTATTCACCAGCAGGGACTCCTTTCTCTTTCGGCCATCCATCTTTCAAAACAATTGCCAACGAGTTTCTTGGACGAGACCCTCCAGAGAATGATCAACCCAACCCTCTCTTGGAAGAGAATCGACTCGCCAGGATTCAAGAACTGACCCAGAAAATGGACAATCTGATGACCCGACTGGATCAAGCGAAGAAGCGTGAGAAGGAGTtgttgaatttgtcaaagaataCCAAAAAGAAAGGCAAAAGTATCATTAATTTAGATGTTGATAAAATTGACAGTCTTGAAGAGCTCAAGCAAACGGTTGCTTCTTTGGAGGAACTCTATCCAAAGCTCTGTGCACAATTTCAAGAGCCATCGACCTCTACAAGGGATGATACTCCTGCTGAGGTGACCAATCCTCCTCCAGCTGATGCTGCTGCTACTGCAACTCCTCACATCAACCCAAATGCTGCAGTTCCTCCTGGTTTGATCAACTGA